A single genomic interval of Flavihumibacter rivuli harbors:
- a CDS encoding BON domain-containing protein encodes MRRINKTWALWLIMAIMVGFLGCKPKDSDIEKSIATAIASYPGVSVTVKDGVATLTGEAADEATRAAIEAAAKAVKGVKSVSNSLTLPPPPPPPAPVVINPDEALQKSVGDLLTGSTYSKVKADIKEGVVTLTGEIKKADLPGLIQKLNEMKPKKVENKLVIK; translated from the coding sequence ATGCGACGGATCAACAAGACATGGGCCCTATGGCTAATCATGGCCATTATGGTCGGCTTTCTTGGCTGTAAGCCCAAGGACAGCGACATCGAGAAAAGCATTGCTACCGCAATTGCCTCCTATCCTGGAGTGAGTGTCACTGTAAAGGACGGGGTAGCCACCCTAACCGGGGAAGCGGCTGATGAGGCCACCCGTGCAGCCATTGAAGCTGCTGCCAAGGCAGTAAAAGGAGTCAAATCAGTATCGAATAGCCTGACCCTTCCACCCCCACCGCCCCCTCCCGCACCAGTTGTTATCAACCCCGATGAAGCCCTCCAGAAATCCGTAGGCGACCTGTTAACCGGTAGCACTTATTCAAAGGTGAAGGCCGACATCAAGGAAGGTGTGGTAACCCTTACGGGTGAGATCAAAAAGGCAGACCTGCCCGGCCTGATCCAGAAGCTCAATGAAATGAAGCCTAAGAAAGTGGAAAACAAATTAGTCATCAAATAA
- the tsaB gene encoding tRNA (adenosine(37)-N6)-threonylcarbamoyltransferase complex dimerization subunit type 1 TsaB: protein MALILSIDTSQERAMVALAEGPVLLASAENAQQQDHAVWIHRQIGDLLAANGKSFKDIHAISTVAGPGSYTGIRVGMATAKGLCYVLGCPLISLDSLELMAYDALQQGVGQTYLCPMIDARRMEVFTAVFDRQLNALMPPSAIILQENSFGQWLEKDSVAFFGSGSRKYKDLLKSVHASFLYLSVNPQSLVGLSAEMHARQRFSDLAYAEPNYLKAFYTTAKAK from the coding sequence ATGGCCCTTATCCTTTCTATAGATACCTCCCAGGAAAGAGCAATGGTTGCCCTGGCCGAAGGCCCTGTTCTTTTGGCTTCAGCCGAAAATGCGCAACAACAGGACCATGCGGTATGGATCCATCGTCAGATCGGGGACTTGTTGGCAGCCAATGGAAAATCTTTTAAGGATATCCATGCTATCAGTACGGTGGCCGGTCCTGGTTCCTATACCGGGATCAGGGTGGGAATGGCCACTGCTAAAGGGCTTTGTTATGTATTGGGTTGCCCACTGATCAGTTTGGACAGCCTGGAGCTGATGGCCTATGATGCCCTCCAACAGGGGGTAGGGCAAACCTATTTGTGCCCCATGATCGATGCCCGCAGGATGGAGGTTTTTACCGCTGTTTTTGACCGCCAACTCAATGCTTTGATGCCACCTTCAGCCATCATCCTGCAGGAGAATAGCTTCGGGCAGTGGCTGGAAAAGGATTCCGTGGCATTTTTTGGTTCCGGTTCCCGGAAATATAAGGACTTGTTAAAAAGTGTACATGCCAGCTTTCTTTATCTAAGTGTAAACCCTCAGAGTCTTGTAGGGCTGTCCGCTGAAATGCACGCCAGGCAAAGGTTTTCAGATTTGGCCTATGCCGAACCCAATTACCTGAAAGCTTTTTATACCACTGCAAAAGCAAAATGA
- a CDS encoding response regulator transcription factor, which yields MKEVTKVVIVEDHTLMRKGLVTLVESFSDYEIMFDARDGEELMNKLSPNNLPDLVLLDINMPNMDGYATASWINRHFPDVKLLAVSMYDTEAAIIRMFKAGVKGYIMKYCEPTDLKHAMDALIQKGYYYSEVVTGKLIHTINMEEEESGYFPSNPLNKLSDREMEFLQYACTEMTYKEIASAMYLSPRTIDGYRDALFEKLKLKTRVGLVTFAIRNGIVMM from the coding sequence ATGAAAGAAGTAACCAAGGTGGTCATTGTGGAGGACCATACGCTGATGAGAAAGGGATTGGTAACACTGGTGGAAAGTTTCTCAGATTACGAGATCATGTTTGATGCCAGGGATGGGGAGGAACTCATGAATAAACTTTCACCCAATAACCTACCCGACCTGGTTTTGCTGGATATCAACATGCCTAACATGGATGGCTATGCCACTGCAAGCTGGATTAACAGGCATTTCCCGGATGTAAAATTGCTGGCAGTTTCCATGTATGATACGGAGGCCGCGATCATTCGCATGTTCAAGGCTGGCGTGAAAGGGTATATCATGAAATACTGCGAACCAACAGACCTGAAACACGCCATGGATGCCCTTATCCAGAAAGGGTATTATTACTCCGAAGTGGTAACGGGCAAACTGATCCATACCATCAATATGGAAGAAGAGGAATCCGGTTATTTCCCCAGCAATCCCCTCAACAAGTTGAGTGACCGGGAAATGGAGTTCCTGCAATATGCCTGTACTGAAATGACCTATAAGGAAATTGCATCGGCCATGTACCTGAGTCCGAGGACCATTGACGGTTATCGCGATGCGCTTTTTGAAAAACTGAAACTGAAAACAAGGGTAGGCCTTGTCACTTTCGCCATCAGGAATGGCATAGTAATGATGTGA
- a CDS encoding RidA family protein codes for MEKTIITTSGAPAPIGPYSQAVKAGNMLFISGQVPINPATGTIEATDVAGEAEQVMKNLEAVLAEAGYGFADVVKTTIFLTDMSLFGTVNEVYGKYFSGNYPARETVAVKGLPRNVNVEISMIAVKG; via the coding sequence ATGGAAAAAACAATCATTACGACTAGTGGCGCACCGGCACCCATCGGGCCTTACAGCCAGGCGGTGAAGGCCGGCAATATGCTTTTCATTTCCGGGCAAGTGCCCATCAATCCCGCAACAGGTACCATCGAAGCCACCGATGTGGCAGGGGAAGCGGAACAGGTGATGAAGAACCTGGAAGCCGTCCTGGCCGAAGCAGGATATGGTTTTGCCGATGTGGTAAAGACGACCATTTTCCTTACTGATATGAGCTTGTTTGGAACCGTGAACGAGGTATATGGAAAATATTTCAGCGGAAACTACCCTGCGCGTGAAACCGTTGCCGTTAAAGGCCTTCCAAGGAATGTGAACGTAGAGATCAGCATGATCGCAGTAAAAGGCTAA
- a CDS encoding outer membrane beta-barrel protein, with product MLKKTTLLALVCFAATIGRAQTDTTQVTPPAGDTMRIGNIIILKNGGPNRGSDINVNIYKKGSQKSSNVTTNWLLFDFGFNNYVDNTNYGSAAAQAFAPGSNENWFNLRNSKSVNVNIWFFMQRLNLINHVVNLKYGLGLELYNFRYEENIRFTKNPPSVYKDEEIQYSKNKLATDYVTVPLMLNFNFTPNKPNDRSFGLSVGVSGSYLYSSRQKYVSDETGKDKTKGNLGLNDWKLAYIGEVQLGPVKLYGSYATRSMFKDGLDQTPYAVGLRIGNW from the coding sequence ATGCTAAAGAAGACTACACTCTTGGCCCTGGTATGTTTTGCCGCTACGATAGGCAGGGCCCAGACAGACACCACCCAGGTAACACCCCCAGCAGGCGATACCATGCGAATTGGCAATATCATCATCCTGAAGAATGGTGGACCGAACCGCGGCAGCGATATCAATGTCAACATTTACAAAAAGGGCAGCCAGAAGTCCTCCAATGTTACCACCAATTGGTTGTTGTTCGACTTCGGCTTCAATAACTATGTTGACAATACCAATTATGGATCGGCAGCAGCCCAGGCATTTGCCCCGGGAAGTAATGAGAATTGGTTCAACCTTCGCAACAGCAAATCCGTGAACGTGAACATCTGGTTCTTCATGCAGCGCTTGAACCTGATCAACCACGTGGTCAACCTGAAATATGGTCTCGGACTGGAACTGTATAACTTCCGCTATGAAGAAAATATCCGGTTCACCAAAAACCCGCCATCCGTTTACAAGGACGAGGAGATCCAATACAGCAAGAACAAACTGGCCACTGATTACGTGACTGTCCCCTTGATGCTGAACTTCAATTTCACCCCCAACAAACCCAATGACCGTTCCTTCGGACTGAGCGTGGGCGTGAGCGGAAGCTATCTCTACTCGTCCCGCCAGAAATATGTAAGTGATGAGACCGGGAAGGATAAGACCAAGGGCAACCTGGGACTGAACGACTGGAAACTGGCCTATATCGGCGAAGTGCAACTGGGACCGGTGAAACTTTATGGCTCCTATGCCACAAGGAGCATGTTCAAGGACGGCCTCGACCAAACACCCTACGCAGTGGGGTTAAGGATCGGCAACTGGTAA
- a CDS encoding ArsR/SmtB family transcription factor: MNTVAGNYLKINEVEGPEMKVDFLHVKKAALTLRALNHKLRQQIMKLLEENEKLTVTEIYVRLRLEQSVASQHLAILRRAGIVKTERDGKFIYYRLNEPRIAEISRCVEDIIS, translated from the coding sequence ATGAACACAGTAGCAGGAAATTACCTCAAGATCAACGAGGTAGAAGGCCCCGAAATGAAAGTTGATTTCTTACATGTAAAGAAGGCAGCATTAACGCTGCGGGCTCTTAATCACAAACTTCGCCAGCAGATCATGAAGTTGCTGGAAGAGAACGAGAAGCTCACTGTAACCGAAATCTATGTTAGGTTACGCCTCGAGCAATCTGTCGCTTCCCAGCACCTCGCTATTTTGCGCAGGGCGGGTATTGTGAAGACCGAGCGCGATGGTAAATTCATTTACTATCGCCTGAATGAGCCCCGCATTGCTGAGATCAGTCGTTGCGTGGAAGACATTATCAGCTAA
- a CDS encoding DUF4332 domain-containing protein: protein MNYPVIDIEGIGETYAHKLEKLGIKTTTDLLVKAGTKAGREVLAASTKIPESLILTWVNHADLFRINGVAGQTAELLEAAGVDSVKELATRNAENLHTRLQEVNNQFGLSGKVPSVDALKDMIRHAAGLEQKVFH, encoded by the coding sequence ATGAATTACCCTGTTATCGACATTGAAGGAATTGGCGAGACCTATGCCCACAAACTGGAAAAATTAGGCATCAAAACGACCACTGACCTGCTGGTGAAGGCAGGAACCAAGGCGGGGAGGGAAGTATTGGCAGCATCAACGAAGATCCCGGAATCCCTGATCCTGACCTGGGTGAACCATGCCGACCTGTTCCGCATCAACGGGGTAGCAGGGCAGACAGCAGAATTGCTGGAGGCGGCCGGGGTGGACAGTGTGAAGGAATTAGCCACCAGGAACGCAGAGAACCTCCATACCAGGCTCCAGGAGGTAAACAACCAGTTTGGCCTGAGTGGCAAAGTGCCATCTGTTGATGCATTAAAGGATATGATCAGGCATGCTGCAGGCCTCGAACAAAAAGTTTTCCATTAA
- a CDS encoding lysophospholipid acyltransferase family protein, which produces MYYLIYGFLYLLSLLPMWALYLLGDFVYLVLYKIFGYRKKVVLQNLSVAFPEKTTEEKNRIAAKFYRNFVDTFIETIKLFSASEAFLKKRVQGDFEVFNQLYERGSKAQVHLGHNFNWEMGNVAFNLYSPFPLLAVYMPLSNKTMDRVFRKMRARSGTILLPATDMARAFLPYRETQYLLGLVADQVPGNPEKAYWLNFFGKPAPFVLGPERGARQNNLPIIFVHITKKKRGHYYVHAHIETERPLELEEGELTRRYRDYLETVIRRHPDMWLWSHRRWKKEWKDRYRHLWIDTSPAPAAATGQTNPV; this is translated from the coding sequence ATGTACTACCTCATTTACGGCTTCCTTTACCTGCTTTCCCTGCTCCCCATGTGGGCGCTTTACTTATTGGGGGATTTCGTTTACCTGGTACTGTACAAGATCTTCGGTTACAGGAAGAAGGTAGTGCTCCAAAACCTGTCCGTAGCCTTTCCTGAAAAAACGACTGAGGAAAAGAATAGGATCGCGGCAAAGTTCTACCGCAACTTTGTGGATACTTTTATTGAGACCATCAAACTTTTTTCTGCAAGTGAGGCCTTCCTGAAGAAAAGGGTCCAGGGTGATTTTGAAGTATTCAACCAGCTCTATGAAAGAGGAAGTAAGGCACAGGTACACCTTGGTCATAACTTTAACTGGGAAATGGGTAATGTTGCCTTTAACCTGTACAGTCCATTCCCTTTGTTAGCGGTGTATATGCCATTGAGCAACAAAACAATGGATAGGGTGTTCCGGAAGATGCGGGCAAGATCGGGCACGATCCTCCTGCCGGCCACCGATATGGCAAGGGCATTCCTGCCTTACCGCGAAACCCAATACCTGCTGGGACTCGTTGCAGACCAGGTGCCGGGTAATCCGGAAAAAGCTTATTGGCTGAACTTCTTTGGCAAACCCGCCCCATTTGTGTTGGGTCCGGAAAGGGGAGCAAGACAAAACAACCTACCCATAATTTTTGTCCATATCACCAAAAAGAAGCGCGGACACTACTACGTCCATGCGCATATTGAAACAGAACGCCCACTCGAATTGGAGGAAGGTGAACTGACCAGGCGGTACCGTGACTATCTGGAGACCGTGATCCGTCGCCATCCCGACATGTGGCTCTGGAGCCATAGGCGCTGGAAAAAAGAATGGAAAGACCGCTATCGACACCTTTGGATCGATACATCCCCTGCCCCTGCAGCAGCTACCGGGCAGACAAATCCTGTATAA
- the kbl gene encoding glycine C-acetyltransferase → MNEKFVQRIAAELEDIKAGGLFKSERVITSEQGPEIMVNGKKVLNFCANNYLGLSSHPRVIEAAHKAIDTHGYGMSSVRFICGTQDIHKELEQKLAEFLGTEDTILYAAAFDANGGVFEPLFNEQDAIISDELNHASIIDGIRLCKAQRFRYKHNDMADLEQKLKDASGARSRIIVTDGSFSMDGTIAQLDKICDLADQYDAIVMIDECHSSGFLGKTGRGTHEYRGVMGRIDIITGTLGKALGGASGGFTSGRKEIIEMLRQRSRPYLFSNTVAPAIVGGSIAVLDMLSQTTELRDKLEFNTRYFRKHMTEAGFDIKPGDHPIVPIMLYEATVAQQFAARLLEEGVYVIGFFYPVVAKGQARIRVQLSAAHEQHHLDQAIAAFAKVGKELGVIK, encoded by the coding sequence ATGAACGAGAAATTTGTACAACGCATTGCTGCCGAACTGGAAGATATCAAGGCCGGCGGCCTCTTCAAGTCGGAGCGTGTGATCACCAGTGAGCAGGGGCCTGAAATCATGGTTAATGGGAAGAAAGTGTTGAACTTCTGCGCCAATAACTACCTCGGCCTCTCTTCGCATCCCAGGGTAATTGAGGCTGCGCATAAAGCCATTGATACCCATGGTTATGGAATGAGTAGTGTCCGCTTTATCTGCGGCACCCAGGATATCCACAAAGAACTGGAGCAAAAACTGGCGGAGTTCCTGGGAACCGAGGACACCATTCTTTATGCTGCTGCTTTCGATGCCAATGGCGGGGTATTCGAACCCTTGTTCAATGAGCAGGACGCCATTATTTCCGATGAGCTGAACCACGCGTCCATCATTGATGGGATAAGGCTTTGCAAAGCCCAGCGTTTCCGTTATAAGCATAATGATATGGCGGACCTGGAGCAGAAGCTGAAGGATGCATCCGGTGCCAGGAGCAGGATCATTGTTACCGATGGTTCCTTCAGCATGGACGGAACTATTGCCCAGCTGGACAAGATATGTGACCTGGCCGACCAGTACGATGCCATTGTAATGATAGATGAATGCCATTCATCCGGCTTCCTTGGCAAGACCGGCCGCGGCACCCACGAATACAGGGGGGTAATGGGCCGCATCGATATCATTACCGGTACGCTGGGCAAGGCCCTGGGCGGAGCATCCGGTGGTTTCACCAGTGGCCGCAAGGAGATCATTGAAATGTTGCGCCAACGCAGTCGGCCTTACCTTTTCAGTAATACCGTAGCCCCTGCTATTGTGGGGGGGTCTATTGCTGTGCTGGATATGCTGAGCCAGACCACCGAGTTGCGTGATAAGCTGGAATTCAATACCCGCTATTTCAGGAAACACATGACCGAGGCTGGTTTTGATATCAAGCCCGGTGACCATCCCATCGTCCCGATCATGTTGTATGAGGCTACAGTGGCCCAGCAGTTTGCTGCCAGGCTGCTGGAAGAAGGCGTTTATGTGATCGGCTTCTTCTATCCAGTGGTAGCCAAGGGCCAGGCCCGTATAAGGGTGCAGTTGAGTGCAGCGCATGAGCAGCACCATCTCGACCAGGCCATCGCTGCTTTTGCCAAGGTAGGTAAGGAGCTTGGGGTGATAAAGTGA
- a CDS encoding 3-hydroxyacyl-CoA dehydrogenase family protein, with translation MQPMPIYVAILGDPSKGLFSRTYPETIHVEFYDDWDSWLQSGAGLFIDTRFEYSPQRIEALEGLLPATVMVNCVEYTCSELHGFVRYNGWTGFEQTGLLECCTDEDQLPAVVKEFADLAGLKLMEVPDQPGLVRARIVCSIINEAYHALGEGVSSAGDIDIAMKLGTNYPFGPFEWAGLIGHGRVISLLHQLTAIHERYQPAPSLLTQSHS, from the coding sequence ATGCAGCCAATGCCGATATATGTAGCCATCCTTGGCGATCCTTCAAAAGGACTATTCTCCCGTACCTACCCGGAAACCATCCATGTGGAGTTTTATGACGATTGGGATTCCTGGCTGCAGTCAGGAGCAGGTCTCTTTATAGATACCCGTTTCGAGTATTCTCCCCAACGGATTGAAGCGCTGGAGGGCTTGTTACCCGCGACAGTAATGGTCAATTGTGTGGAATACACCTGTTCGGAACTTCATGGCTTCGTCCGTTATAATGGCTGGACCGGTTTTGAACAGACCGGTTTGCTGGAGTGCTGTACCGATGAGGATCAGTTACCTGCGGTGGTAAAGGAGTTTGCCGACCTCGCCGGCCTGAAACTCATGGAAGTGCCGGACCAGCCCGGACTGGTAAGGGCAAGGATCGTTTGCAGCATCATCAACGAAGCCTACCATGCACTGGGCGAAGGTGTTAGCTCAGCAGGGGATATCGATATTGCCATGAAATTGGGTACCAATTACCCCTTTGGGCCTTTTGAATGGGCCGGACTCATCGGACACGGCCGGGTCATTAGCTTGCTGCATCAGCTAACTGCCATCCATGAGCGCTACCAACCAGCACCCAGTCTCCTAACCCAATCCCATAGTTAA
- a CDS encoding RNA polymerase sigma factor, with product MTEKEYNECVRLYADNVYRFILKNLRHEEDARDVVQSAFEKMWQRREEVDYDKSKSYLFTVAYHQMIDHLRKVKRITLKDEFSEQVAISHKPVNNLKKVLEEALSRLSETQRSLVLLKDYEGYSYKEIGQITGLSESQVKVYLHRARIQLKNYLVKPENVL from the coding sequence ATGACAGAGAAAGAATACAATGAATGTGTGCGACTATACGCGGATAACGTTTATCGCTTCATCCTGAAAAACCTCAGGCATGAAGAGGATGCCCGCGATGTGGTACAGAGCGCATTCGAGAAGATGTGGCAACGCCGGGAAGAGGTAGACTATGACAAATCCAAAAGCTACCTGTTCACTGTAGCCTATCACCAGATGATCGACCACCTCAGGAAGGTGAAGCGGATCACCCTGAAGGACGAATTCAGTGAACAGGTGGCGATCTCCCATAAGCCGGTCAATAACCTCAAAAAGGTATTGGAAGAAGCGCTGTCGAGATTGAGTGAAACGCAAAGGAGCCTGGTGCTGCTGAAGGATTATGAAGGCTATTCCTATAAAGAGATCGGGCAGATCACCGGTCTGAGCGAAAGCCAGGTAAAAGTTTACCTGCACCGGGCAAGGATCCAATTGAAGAACTACCTTGTGAAACCCGAGAATGTGCTGTGA
- a CDS encoding LysM peptidoglycan-binding domain-containing protein, whose protein sequence is MALQGKYKAVMDAANAGGVTNLQVREQDGVLYVDGVAPSAAVKEQVWQAYESANPDFRDSDMVLNIALAEGAEEIYTVKAGDNLTTIAKKFPGLSWRDIYEANTDRIKNPDHIQVGWELKIPRK, encoded by the coding sequence ATGGCACTACAGGGTAAATACAAGGCAGTAATGGATGCAGCCAATGCGGGCGGAGTGACCAACCTTCAAGTGAGGGAGCAGGATGGTGTTCTTTATGTGGACGGAGTGGCACCCAGTGCTGCTGTAAAAGAACAGGTATGGCAGGCCTATGAATCAGCCAACCCCGATTTCAGGGACAGCGACATGGTACTGAATATTGCCCTGGCGGAAGGGGCGGAGGAAATCTATACAGTGAAGGCCGGCGATAACCTCACCACCATCGCCAAAAAGTTCCCCGGCCTCAGCTGGCGGGATATTTATGAAGCCAATACCGACAGGATCAAGAATCCTGACCATATCCAGGTCGGATGGGAATTAAAGATCCCAAGAAAATAA
- a CDS encoding MBL fold metallo-hydrolase, producing MYIQQLYTNCLSEAAYYIESDGEVAIIDPLRDVEAYLNLAAERKASIKYIFETHFHADFISGHLDLSKITGAPIIYGPGTQTAFPVTVARDGQQFQLGKLTIEVMHTPGHTLESSCYLLRDEKGAPHAVFTGDTLFVGDVGRPDLFSGSLSKEELAGLLYDSLHLKLATLPDQVLVYPAHGPGSSCGKNLGPQTFSTIGEQKASNYALKQQDKEGFIKAVTDGLSAPPQYFPINARINKEGYTELDKVMEKGMQPISVASLKELLGKDGIVLLDTRPSHVFTEGFIPSAISIGLEGRFAEWAGSLLPFNQPIVLVTEEGKEKESLIRLTRVGFENVIGYLEGGYEAWRKAGEAFDLVIDVEADELAMDLPHDDKLLLLDVRKPAEFGDGHIVGAVNIPLAEMNDPASLSTIDEEHNVYVHCAGGYRSVIAASLLKRQGFHNLRNIVGGWNAIKEQKGIPVEKEGAVLN from the coding sequence ATGTACATCCAACAGTTATATACCAATTGCCTGAGTGAGGCGGCCTATTATATCGAAAGTGATGGTGAAGTGGCGATCATCGATCCCCTAAGGGATGTAGAGGCCTACCTGAACCTTGCTGCGGAAAGGAAGGCCAGTATCAAATACATTTTCGAAACCCATTTCCATGCTGATTTCATCAGTGGTCATCTCGACCTATCGAAGATCACCGGCGCGCCTATCATTTACGGACCGGGAACCCAAACCGCTTTCCCGGTTACGGTAGCCAGGGATGGTCAGCAGTTTCAACTCGGGAAGCTGACCATAGAAGTGATGCATACTCCCGGCCATACATTGGAGTCATCCTGTTACCTGCTAAGGGACGAAAAGGGGGCACCCCATGCCGTGTTCACCGGGGATACCTTGTTCGTTGGTGATGTTGGTCGCCCGGACCTTTTCAGCGGGAGCCTCAGCAAGGAAGAGTTGGCTGGTTTACTGTATGATTCCCTGCACCTGAAACTGGCAACACTGCCTGACCAGGTCCTGGTATATCCTGCTCATGGGCCGGGAAGCAGTTGCGGTAAGAACCTTGGTCCGCAAACTTTCAGTACCATTGGTGAGCAGAAGGCCAGCAACTACGCTTTAAAGCAGCAAGACAAGGAAGGTTTCATCAAAGCGGTTACTGATGGGTTATCTGCCCCGCCTCAATATTTTCCCATCAATGCCCGCATCAATAAAGAAGGATATACCGAATTGGATAAGGTAATGGAAAAGGGTATGCAGCCCATTAGTGTTGCCTCCCTTAAGGAATTATTGGGGAAAGATGGCATTGTCCTACTGGATACAAGGCCATCCCATGTATTTACTGAAGGCTTTATTCCCAGTGCGATCAGTATAGGGCTGGAGGGCAGGTTTGCGGAATGGGCAGGAAGCCTGCTTCCCTTCAACCAGCCAATAGTGCTGGTAACAGAAGAAGGAAAGGAGAAGGAATCATTGATACGATTGACCAGGGTTGGTTTCGAGAATGTGATCGGATATTTGGAAGGAGGCTATGAAGCCTGGCGAAAGGCTGGTGAAGCCTTCGACCTGGTAATTGATGTTGAGGCGGATGAACTCGCCATGGACCTTCCACATGATGATAAACTCCTGTTACTGGATGTGCGCAAGCCGGCGGAATTTGGTGATGGCCACATTGTTGGTGCTGTCAATATCCCACTGGCGGAAATGAATGACCCTGCGTCCCTCTCCACGATAGATGAAGAGCACAATGTTTATGTGCATTGCGCCGGTGGCTACCGCAGTGTGATCGCAGCTTCCCTGCTCAAGCGTCAGGGCTTCCATAACCTGCGCAATATTGTGGGTGGTTGGAATGCCATTAAGGAGCAAAAGGGCATTCCGGTAGAGAAGGAAGGCGCTGTACTCAATTAA